In Actinomycetota bacterium, the DNA window AGTCGCTGACCGCTTCGCGGTCGGCGAGGTCGCCGGCGTGGTGGGCCGCGAGTGCGTCGGGTTCGGGGATCTCCTGGCGCGACAGCGGGGTGACCACATGATCGACGAGCGCCAGCTCGCGGTCGGGCGCGCTGTGATCTCGGCGCGGACCGACCGGCACGACGGCGAGCGGCAGCTCCGTGAAGGGTGTCGGCGGACCCAGCCCCAGCAGGTGGCTGACCCGCTCGTCGACGAAGCCGGTCACGACGTGCAGCGGCCACCCGGCCGCGCCGGTCGCCACGGTCGCGTTGGACAGGATGGTGCCGGCGTCCCAGAACAGGTGACGGTACCCGCGCGCCCCGTACTTCCAGGTGGTGCGCCACGGGATGCCGGTGAGAACCAGACTGAGCGGGGCGCGGGCGACCTCGTCGGACGCCGCAGCGCGTGACAGGGCGCCGCGGACGTCGCCGTCACGGAGCCGGTGCAGCGCGAACGCGATCGGTTCGAGGTGGTACAGCCCTGCGGGCAGGTCCGGCAGATCTGCACAGGCGACGTACACCTCGATCGGGTACAGCGCGCCGGCTGACGGGGCAGCGCGGAACGCCAGCGTCTGCTCGGGGAAGCGGACCGTCCTGGTCACGCCGGCGCACAGGAACAGCAGACGGGCCAGCGCGGTCAGATCGACGGGGCGTGCGTCGGGTGCAGCCTGGCCGGCCAGCACCGCTGCGGCACCGATCTCCGGCTCCTCCCAGTCGACCGGGAGGGCGATCGGCTCGAGCTCCGGGTACCTCTTGACGGGCAGCGGCCGGTTCGACGGATCCATGCGCCGACCACCGGAGCGCACGCTGACCGTCGAGTGCTTGGTGCGGTCGTGGAAGTCCCGTGCCACATCTGCGAGCATGGGTTCGACCGTAGTCACGATGTCGCGTTCCAGCCGATGTCGCAGCAGGACGTCGCCGCCTGCTAGACCAGCGCCGTGCCGCCCGAGCCCCGCCCCGCCGCGCTCGCGTCGCTCGTTCCGGCACTGACGTTCCTCAGCGTGGTGCGTCTGGTGACCAACACGGGCTACCGGTTCCTGTACCCGTTCCTTCCGGTGGTGGCCCGCGGGCTGGGCGTCTCGCTGGAACGTGCCGGGCTGCTGATCTCCGGCTTGTCGCTCGCGGGCTTGACCACTCCTGCGGTCGCCGCGCTCAACGCCCGGAGAGGTGAACGTCACCGTCGGCTCGCCACGGTGGGGCTGCTCGCGTTCGCGACCGGCGCGGCGCTGGCGGCGGCGACCACGGTGTACGTGGCGGTGCTGGCAGGGTTCGTGCTGCTGGGAGCCGCGAAGCCGGTCTACGACGTGGCCGCTCACTCCTACCTCGCTGAGCGCACCCCGTACGCGCGCCGCGCCCGGATCCTGGCGGTCATCGAGCTGACCTGGGCAGGGGCACTGCTGATCGGCGCGCCCGCTGCGGGGTGGTTGATCCACCGGGCGGGGTGGCGTGCGCCGCTGTGGGTGTTCGGCGCACTGGGAGCCCTCGCGCTCGTGGCCGTCCCGTGGGCGCTTGACCCGGACCGCCCGGGAACCGATCCCGGGACCCGGACCGCCCTGATCCTGGATCGCAGCAGCGTCGCGCTGCTGGTGGTGACCACGCTGTTCAGCTACGGCGCCGAGGTCACGTTCGTGGTGTTCGGGGCGTGGCTGGAGCGCGACTTCGGCGTGTCCGTGATCGGGCTCGGTGTGTTCTCGACGCTGATCGGGGTGGCGGAGCTGCTGGGATCGAGCGGCGTGGTCGCCTTCGGCGACCGGATCGGGAAGCGCCCCTCTGTCACATGGGGCCTGCTCCTGGCGATCGTGGGCTTCTCGGCTCTTGCGTTCACCGACGACCTGGCGCCCGGTCTGGCCGCACTGGCGCTGGCGCTGTTCGGGTTCGAGTTCACGATCGTCTCGGCGATCCCGCTGGCGAGCGAAGCCCATCCCCAGGCACGCAGCCGCTACCTCGCCCTGATGGTCGCCGCGATCTCGCTCCCGCGGGCCGTTGCCGCCGCCACCGGCCCAGCGCTGTTCACGCGGGTGGGCCTGGCCGGGAACGCCGCGGTCGCGGTCGGCGCCAACCTGGCTGCCCTGGTGGTGCTGCGCCGGTTCGTTGCCGACCGCCCCTCCGACCATGGAGGCGGTGGGACGTGAGCCGCCCCGGAGGTCGGTTACCTGCCGGGTGTGCGACGCGTCAGACGTGCTCGGCGTCGCGCGGGTCGCGGAGCTCGCCGAAC includes these proteins:
- a CDS encoding MFS transporter, whose translation is MPPEPRPAALASLVPALTFLSVVRLVTNTGYRFLYPFLPVVARGLGVSLERAGLLISGLSLAGLTTPAVAALNARRGERHRRLATVGLLAFATGAALAAATTVYVAVLAGFVLLGAAKPVYDVAAHSYLAERTPYARRARILAVIELTWAGALLIGAPAAGWLIHRAGWRAPLWVFGALGALALVAVPWALDPDRPGTDPGTRTALILDRSSVALLVVTTLFSYGAEVTFVVFGAWLERDFGVSVIGLGVFSTLIGVAELLGSSGVVAFGDRIGKRPSVTWGLLLAIVGFSALAFTDDLAPGLAALALALFGFEFTIVSAIPLASEAHPQARSRYLALMVAAISLPRAVAAATGPALFTRVGLAGNAAVAVGANLAALVVLRRFVADRPSDHGGGGT
- a CDS encoding SagB family peptide dehydrogenase, which codes for MLADVARDFHDRTKHSTVSVRSGGRRMDPSNRPLPVKRYPELEPIALPVDWEEPEIGAAAVLAGQAAPDARPVDLTALARLLFLCAGVTRTVRFPEQTLAFRAAPSAGALYPIEVYVACADLPDLPAGLYHLEPIAFALHRLRDGDVRGALSRAAASDEVARAPLSLVLTGIPWRTTWKYGARGYRHLFWDAGTILSNATVATGAAGWPLHVVTGFVDERVSHLLGLGPPTPFTELPLAVVPVGPRRDHSAPDRELALVDHVVTPLSRQEIPEPDALAAHHAGDLADREAVSDWRRHLIQLAPERASATPGVPDAAAGTVEEVILRRGSTRRFDLDAHVPRDLLDFGLAAAARPPGRDTAEAGAGWTQHLVAVHAVTGVDAGAYRWTAAGLERLAADIDRRRTAHLCLDQPLGGSSAFTTFHSARLDPLLGAGGARAYRVVQLEAGIAAGRLQLASFALGAGGTGLTFYDDEVRRRFETDAEPMLVTAIGVPDYEPSPGSRPDRARPLRTDPHDLLR